The sequence below is a genomic window from Desulforamulus hydrothermalis Lam5 = DSM 18033.
CCGTCATATAATATATATATTTTTTTTTTTTACATCTTACCCTCTCTCCCTCCCCCCCCCGTCACAGGCCGGCCAGGGAAAAAGTTTTAAAAAAAACAAAAAATTTCTCCCCCCCTCTCCCCCCCCCCCCCCACGTGTGTGGTGTCAGCCCACCCCCACCAACAACTCCCCCATCTCTCTTGGGATGGTTTGTTTCCCACCGGGAAAAATATTTTTATTGCGCGGTTGGATGTGTTGTGGTGTTTTTTTTTTTCTGGGAGAGGTGGGTGATTTTTTTTTTTCGGCGGGGGCGGGGGGGAGATAAAGCTCCGGGTGGGGGACTTAAAGGAAAGAAAAATAAAATCACCTCTCCAACATCACTTTTTCTTTTCTTTTTTTTTCCACCATTTCTTCCTCTTATAAAAAAAAACCATTACACCCCCGCCAGAGGGAGGGCCTCCTGAGAGGTTTTTTGGTAAATTCACCGTGAATTTTTCTCCCCTTTAAGATTATCTCCCTAATAAGGACAATAGGGTGCACCTTATGTTTATTAAGATGAACAGGAATCATAATGTTTAAAAAATATTACATAAAATTTCCCAAAACCTTCTTAAAATTCTACTAATNTCAAATTTAAAAAANCCTTNATGGCCACCGGGGTGACTAGTCAGAGGGGGGGGGATCATCTCCCATGCCCAGTACGACGGTTTTCATCTGGTCGGTCAGCATTACCTTTGGGATGCCCCCAAAATATTCAAAAGCATGAATCAAGCAACGAAGAAAGCTGTGAATGTCACAACGCTTAGTGAACTCTATATAGGTGGAACGAGAGTACCCCAATACCATGACAAATACCGGCACTTTTCGGACTGTACCGTCCAAATCTACGTAATCACACAGTCCCCAGTCGACCTGTGCATATTCACCAGGTTTCGTCTCGTAACGAAGAACAGCGGGAACTTGTTTGGGAGGACGGAAGTCCTTCACATAGTCTTTCAAGATGGTACGTCCCCCGGTATACCCCTTTTCTCGTAGAAGATCGAATAAAACCTCGCAGTTATAGATACCTTCTTGAAGACGTTCCTGCAGGAACGGTTTATACGGATCAAGCTTGGAACCACGAGATTTACGGGTTCCCTTTTCGGGGGAGAATTCACCCCGGAGATATCGGCGAACTGTATTTCGAGAATGCCCCGTTAGACGGGCAATTTCACGAATACTCTTGCCTTCTGCCCTCATGGTATGTAACGATATCACTATCCCACTCCTTAGCATGTGTCTCCCTCCGAAGATTAACTTGGCCGTTAATTACGAAGGGGATATATTCGCTAAGGGTGGGTCATTTTCTTTCCGGCGAACCTGGGTCAATTATATCCCGGCGGTGACATAAGGCCGACTTATAATGCAGTTCGAAAATAAGTTTACTAAAATCCTTGTCAACCTTCTTCTTTCTAGTAAAAAGCCTTTTAAATATAGACATAGTAGCACCCTAAGAGGTTTTTGGTAATTTTATGTAATATTTCTACACATTATGATTCTATTCCTCTTATTAATATAGGTGCAAATAATGTCGCAATAAGGCGATAAGTTTATAAAACCAACTCCTCCTTTATTTTATCTATAGATAAAAGGGGGGTGAATGCTAAAAAGATATGTACTTATAAACTAAGAAAAAGTTAAAAAAGAGAGGAAGGAAGCATTGATGAAAAGAAAATCTTTAATGGCAATTATTATTTCTAGCATAATGTTACTGTCTTATTGCATGAACGCATTTGCAGGTATTGTAACCCCGCAAGTTGATTATCCGGACATTACTTCTAGCTTCAGTCAAAAAATGATTAGTAACGCCGCAAATATCGCTTATTATGCTCAGGTCGAAAAAGGACAAGGAACTTACCCACTAGCTACTGGTGAGTATTTTGCCAGTAAAGTAAAGTCTGGGGGAGCTTGGGACTACAAACGTACCTATGGAACATCTTCTTTGTACTATTTCAAAGGAAATATTAAATCAGGAGAAGACCTTGGTAATATGCACTATGGTTATGTAGGAAGAGCAGCTGGTTTTAGTAGCACCATACTTAAAACTGCAGCCGGAGCTTACCAAATATACTCTGGCACATCATACATTGGTTGGTACAATTCTTATTTTGATGATCCCAGAGACCAGACTCAAATCACCTACGGTATCAGCCTTTGGGATAACAATACCTTG
It includes:
- a CDS encoding polymorphic toxin type 44 domain-containing protein, encoding MKRKSLMAIIISSIMLLSYCMNAFAGIVTPQVDYPDITSSFSQKMISNAANIAYYAQVEKGQGTYPLATGEYFASKVKSGGAWDYKRTYGTSSLYYFKGNIKSGEDLGNMHYGYVGRAAGFSSTILKTAAGAYQIYSGTSYIGWYNSYFDDPRDQTQITYGISLWDNNTLLSSSMSAESLIETLSVEEKEKIKQQVIEDVKKIKEKQKNKE